One window of the Pseudoxanthomonas sp. CF385 genome contains the following:
- the polA gene encoding DNA polymerase I, with the protein MTRLVLIDGSSYLFRAFHALPPLTNAQGEPTGALFGVVNMLRATLKEKPDYVAFVLDASGPTFRDDLYPDYKANRPPMPEELRAQVEPMRRIVQALGFPLLCVDGVEADDVIGTLALQGAAKGMEVTISTSDKDFAQLVRPGVALVNTMSGSRLDSTESVMEKFGVRPDQIVDFLALMGDTVDNVPGVEKCGPKTAAKWLGEYGTLAAIIDRAGEIKGKIGDNLRAALPRLPLNRTLVTIKTDVALEGGPETLPLRDRHVDELRELYARYGFNQALKELDGGVSDATSIAEKEPGRARGTGRVTAASVDEGPVDASLGVAGEYAAVTESAQLEALVAQLHAADEFAFDTETDSLDPMQARLVGLSFATETGKAVYVPVGHDYPGAPQQLERIHVLDALAPVLADPAKRKLGQHGKYDLHVLRRHGVDVQGYADDTMLESFVLNSGSNRHDMDSLAKRFLGYDTVKYEDVAGKGAKQIPFSQVAIDDATRYAAEDADITLRLHRAIAPRLAAEPGLESVYREIEMPLVPVLARIEANGVMIDGDELRRQSADLSKRMLAAQQKATELAGRTFNLDSPKQLQALLFDELKLPVLVKTPTGQPSTNEEALEAIADQHELPRVILEYRGLAKLRSTYTDKLPEMVNADTGRVHTSYHQAGAATGRLSSTDPNLQNIPIRTEDGRRIRKAFVAPPGRKLVACDYSQIELRIMAHLSQDPGLVRAFESGADIHKATAAEVFGRALDEVTGNERRAAKAINFGLMYGMSAFGLARQLGIGRGEAQDYIALYFSRYPGVRDYMERTRQQARELGYVETVFGRRLYLEYINKGTQGQRAGAERAAINAPMQGTAADIIKRAMIGVDAWLAGHRDQALMILQVHDELVFEADADFVPTLLQEATARMAAAAQLSVPLVVDSGVGDNWEEAH; encoded by the coding sequence ATGACACGACTCGTACTGATCGACGGTTCCAGCTACCTGTTCCGCGCGTTCCACGCGCTGCCTCCGCTCACCAACGCGCAGGGCGAGCCCACCGGTGCGCTGTTCGGCGTGGTGAACATGCTGCGCGCGACGCTGAAGGAGAAACCGGACTACGTCGCCTTCGTCCTGGACGCCAGCGGCCCGACGTTCCGCGACGATCTCTATCCCGACTACAAGGCGAACCGGCCGCCCATGCCGGAGGAGCTGCGGGCACAGGTCGAGCCGATGCGGCGCATCGTGCAGGCGCTCGGCTTCCCGTTGCTGTGCGTGGATGGCGTGGAGGCCGATGACGTGATCGGCACGCTGGCGCTGCAAGGTGCGGCCAAGGGGATGGAGGTGACGATCTCCACCAGCGACAAGGACTTCGCCCAGCTCGTGCGTCCCGGCGTGGCGCTGGTCAACACGATGAGCGGGAGCCGGCTGGATTCCACCGAATCGGTGATGGAAAAGTTCGGCGTGCGGCCGGACCAGATCGTCGATTTCCTCGCCCTGATGGGCGACACCGTGGACAACGTGCCCGGCGTTGAGAAATGCGGACCCAAGACCGCGGCGAAGTGGCTGGGCGAATACGGCACGCTCGCTGCGATCATCGACAGGGCCGGCGAGATCAAGGGCAAGATCGGCGACAACCTGCGGGCCGCGCTGCCGCGCCTGCCGTTGAACCGCACGCTGGTGACGATCAAGACGGACGTGGCGCTGGAGGGCGGCCCCGAGACGCTGCCGTTGCGGGATCGCCATGTCGACGAGTTGCGCGAACTCTACGCGCGCTACGGCTTCAACCAGGCCTTGAAGGAGCTAGACGGCGGCGTGTCCGACGCGACCTCCATCGCCGAGAAGGAGCCGGGCCGGGCCCGAGGCACCGGGCGCGTGACGGCGGCATCGGTCGACGAAGGTCCCGTGGATGCGTCGCTGGGCGTCGCCGGCGAGTACGCCGCCGTGACTGAATCCGCGCAGCTCGAGGCGCTGGTCGCGCAGCTGCACGCAGCGGATGAGTTCGCGTTCGACACCGAAACCGACAGCCTGGATCCGATGCAGGCCCGTCTGGTCGGCCTGAGTTTCGCGACCGAAACAGGCAAGGCCGTCTACGTGCCGGTCGGGCACGACTATCCGGGCGCGCCGCAGCAACTCGAACGTATCCACGTGCTGGACGCACTCGCGCCCGTCCTGGCCGATCCGGCGAAGCGCAAGCTGGGCCAGCACGGCAAGTACGACTTGCACGTGCTGCGCCGTCATGGCGTGGACGTGCAGGGCTACGCCGACGACACGATGCTGGAGAGCTTCGTGCTGAATTCGGGCAGCAACCGCCACGACATGGACAGCCTGGCCAAGCGCTTCCTCGGCTACGACACGGTCAAGTACGAAGACGTGGCGGGCAAGGGCGCCAAGCAGATCCCGTTCTCGCAGGTGGCCATCGACGACGCCACCCGCTACGCCGCCGAAGATGCCGACATCACCCTGCGCCTGCATCGCGCGATCGCGCCGAGGCTGGCCGCGGAACCAGGCCTGGAGAGCGTGTACCGCGAGATCGAGATGCCGCTGGTGCCGGTGCTGGCGCGCATCGAGGCCAATGGCGTGATGATCGACGGCGACGAACTGCGCCGGCAGAGCGCCGACCTGTCCAAGCGCATGCTGGCCGCGCAGCAGAAAGCCACGGAGCTTGCCGGGCGCACCTTCAATCTGGATTCGCCGAAGCAGCTGCAGGCGTTGCTGTTCGACGAACTCAAGCTGCCGGTGCTGGTGAAGACGCCGACCGGCCAGCCCAGCACGAACGAGGAGGCGCTGGAGGCCATCGCCGACCAGCACGAGCTGCCGCGCGTGATCCTGGAATACCGCGGACTGGCCAAGTTGCGCAGCACCTACACCGACAAGCTGCCGGAGATGGTGAATGCCGACACCGGTCGCGTGCACACCAGCTACCACCAGGCCGGTGCGGCCACCGGGCGTCTGTCTTCGACCGACCCCAACCTGCAGAACATCCCGATCCGCACCGAGGACGGCCGCCGCATCCGCAAGGCCTTCGTCGCGCCGCCGGGCCGCAAGCTGGTGGCCTGCGACTACTCGCAGATCGAGCTCCGCATCATGGCCCACCTGTCGCAGGATCCCGGGCTGGTGCGCGCGTTCGAATCCGGTGCCGACATCCACAAGGCGACGGCGGCGGAAGTGTTCGGCCGCGCGCTCGACGAGGTGACCGGCAACGAACGTCGCGCGGCGAAGGCGATCAACTTCGGGCTGATGTACGGCATGAGCGCGTTCGGGCTCGCGCGCCAGCTGGGCATCGGACGCGGCGAGGCGCAGGACTACATCGCCCTGTACTTCAGTCGCTACCCCGGCGTGCGTGACTACATGGAGCGCACGCGCCAGCAGGCGCGCGAGCTGGGCTATGTGGAGACCGTGTTCGGGCGCCGGCTGTACCTGGAGTACATCAATAAAGGCACCCAGGGGCAGCGCGCAGGCGCGGAGCGCGCGGCGATCAACGCGCCGATGCAGGGCACCGCGGCGGACATCATCAAGCGCGCGATGATCGGCGTGGATGCCTGGCTGGCCGGGCACCGCGACCAGGCGCTGATGATCCTGCAGGTGCACGACGAACTGGTGTTCGAGGCCGATGCGGACTTCGTGCCCACCCTCCTGCAGGAAGCGACCGCCCGAATGGCGGCGGCGGCGCAATTGAGCGTTCCGCTGGTGGTCGACAGCGGGGTCGGCGACAACTGGGAAGAGGCCCATTAG
- the hemF gene encoding oxygen-dependent coproporphyrinogen oxidase — translation MNDISPVRDYLTDLQDRICAAIEAADGTARFREDAWSRPPGDASPIRGGGRTRILRDGAVFEQAGIGFSDVSGDRLPPSASAHRPELAGASWRAVGVSLVFHPRNPHLPTTHANVRHFRAERDGETVAWWFGGGFDLTPFYPVDEDVRHWHHTARDLCEPFGGQARYDAHKRWCDEYFFLKHRNETRGVGGLFFDDLSEDFERDFGYLRAVGDGFLDAYLPIVARRKDAPYGERERDFQLYRRGRYVEFNLVYDRGTLFGLQSGGRAESILMSLPPLVRWEYGYAPEDGSDEQRLSDYLRPRDWLAESA, via the coding sequence ATGAACGACATCTCGCCCGTCCGCGACTACCTCACCGACCTGCAGGACCGCATCTGCGCCGCCATCGAAGCGGCCGACGGCACGGCCCGGTTCCGCGAAGATGCATGGAGCCGCCCGCCGGGCGATGCGTCGCCGATCCGCGGCGGCGGGCGCACCCGCATCCTCCGCGACGGCGCCGTGTTCGAGCAGGCCGGCATCGGCTTCTCCGACGTGTCCGGCGATCGCCTGCCCCCGTCCGCCTCCGCGCATCGTCCGGAACTCGCGGGCGCGTCCTGGCGCGCGGTCGGCGTGTCGCTCGTGTTCCATCCGCGCAACCCCCACCTGCCCACCACGCACGCGAATGTCCGCCATTTCCGCGCCGAGCGCGATGGCGAAACGGTGGCGTGGTGGTTCGGCGGCGGCTTCGACCTCACTCCGTTCTACCCGGTCGACGAGGATGTCCGCCACTGGCACCACACCGCCCGCGATCTGTGCGAACCGTTCGGCGGCCAGGCGCGTTACGACGCGCACAAGCGCTGGTGCGACGAGTACTTCTTCCTCAAGCACCGCAACGAGACGCGTGGCGTCGGCGGCCTGTTCTTCGACGACCTGAGCGAGGATTTCGAGCGCGACTTCGGCTACCTGCGCGCTGTCGGCGATGGCTTCCTCGATGCCTACCTGCCCATCGTCGCGCGCCGCAAGGACGCGCCCTACGGTGAACGCGAGCGTGATTTCCAGCTGTACCGGCGCGGGCGCTACGTCGAGTTCAACCTGGTGTACGACCGCGGCACGCTGTTCGGCCTGCAGAGCGGCGGACGCGCCGAGTCGATCCTGATGAGCCTGCCGCCGCTGGTCCGCTGGGAATACGGCTATGCGCCGGAGGACGGCAGCGACGAGCAGCGCCTGTCCGACTACCTGCGGCCGCGCGACTGGCTGGCCGAATCCGCCTGA
- a CDS encoding GNAT family N-acetyltransferase yields the protein MAAVVPVIRDAVEADIADIVALNAAEVRHTSPMDADRTRQLASLAAYHRVAVIDDRVVAFLLAMRAGADYRNDNFGWFAARYPDFLYVDRIVVDAAAQGHRLGSALYGDLFGFARRQGIPRITCEFNVVPPNEPSRLFHARHGFVEAGSQWLDEGRKQVSMQVAELG from the coding sequence GCGGTCGTGCCCGTGATCCGCGATGCGGTCGAGGCCGACATCGCGGACATCGTCGCCCTGAACGCGGCCGAAGTCCGCCACACCAGCCCGATGGATGCGGACAGGACGCGCCAACTGGCGTCCCTGGCGGCTTACCACCGCGTGGCCGTGATCGACGACCGCGTCGTGGCCTTCCTGCTGGCGATGCGCGCCGGCGCGGACTACCGCAACGACAACTTCGGTTGGTTCGCCGCGCGCTACCCCGATTTCCTGTACGTCGACCGCATCGTCGTCGATGCCGCCGCGCAGGGGCACCGGCTGGGGTCCGCGCTGTACGGGGACCTGTTCGGGTTCGCCCGCCGGCAGGGCATCCCGCGCATCACCTGCGAGTTCAACGTGGTGCCGCCGAACGAGCCCTCGCGCCTGTTCCACGCCCGCCACGGCTTCGTCGAAGCGGGCAGCCAGTGGCTCGACGAGGGCCGCAAGCAGGTCTCGATGCAGGTGGCGGAGCTGGGCTGA
- the uvrD gene encoding DNA helicase II — translation MDVSHLLDHLNPAQREAVSAPPGHYLVLAGAGSGKTRVLTHRIAWLNEVHGVPAHGILAVTFTNKAAGEMRARADTQLRTGSRGMWIGTFHGLAHRLLRLHWQEAKLPETFQVLDSDDQQRLVKRVVQAMELDEGKYPPKQIAWWINEQKDEGRRPEHLQPAPNDDWLDVRRQVYAGYQERCDRAGLVDFAELLLRAHEVLRDTPALLAHYRARFRQILVDEFQDTNAIQYAFIRVLAGDTGQVFVVGDDDQSIYGWRGAKVENMQQFLRDYPAAQTIRLEQNYRSSANILGAANAVIAHNPGRIGKQLWTDTGDGEPIDLYAAYNEMDEARFVVERIRQWVREGGSLGDASILYRSNAQSRAFEEALLSEQLPYRVYGGMRFFERAEIKDALAYLRLVANRADDAAFERAVNTPARGIGERTLDEVRRMARGARVSLWGAAMLATQGTELAGRARNALAAFLSLVEQLAGETAEMDLAERVDHVLVRSGLREHWAKESRGGLDSESRTENLDELVSVASRFVRRIDDDETTEGMSELVAFLSYAALEAGEGQVEAGEDGVQLMTLHSAKGLEFPLVFLVGLEEGLFPSNRSLDESGRLEEERRLAYVGITRARQKLVLTFAEARRLHGQDMYGIPSRFLREIPASLVNEVRPRVQVSRAASGFATRPVAGHASLETPGLKLGQTVTHAKFGHGVVTDYEGSGAHARVQVNFDNEGSKWLVLAYANLQAV, via the coding sequence ATGGATGTCTCCCACCTGCTCGACCACCTGAATCCGGCCCAGCGCGAAGCCGTCTCCGCCCCGCCCGGCCACTACCTCGTCCTCGCCGGTGCCGGTTCCGGCAAGACCCGCGTGCTGACCCACCGCATCGCCTGGCTGAACGAAGTGCACGGCGTGCCCGCGCACGGCATCCTCGCGGTGACCTTCACCAACAAGGCCGCCGGTGAGATGCGCGCGCGCGCCGACACGCAGCTGCGCACCGGCAGCCGCGGCATGTGGATCGGCACCTTCCACGGCCTGGCGCACCGCCTGCTGCGGCTGCACTGGCAGGAAGCGAAGCTGCCGGAGACCTTCCAGGTCCTGGACAGCGACGACCAGCAGCGGCTGGTCAAGCGCGTGGTGCAGGCGATGGAACTGGACGAGGGCAAGTACCCGCCCAAGCAGATCGCTTGGTGGATCAACGAGCAGAAGGACGAAGGGCGTCGCCCGGAACACCTGCAGCCCGCGCCGAACGACGACTGGCTGGACGTGCGCCGGCAGGTCTACGCCGGCTACCAGGAACGCTGCGACCGCGCCGGCCTGGTGGATTTCGCCGAACTGCTGCTGCGCGCCCACGAAGTGCTGCGCGACACGCCGGCGCTGCTGGCGCACTACCGCGCGCGCTTCCGCCAGATCCTGGTGGACGAGTTCCAGGACACCAACGCCATCCAGTACGCCTTCATCCGCGTGCTGGCCGGCGACACCGGTCAGGTGTTCGTGGTGGGCGACGACGACCAGAGCATTTACGGCTGGCGCGGCGCGAAGGTCGAGAACATGCAGCAGTTCCTGCGCGATTATCCAGCGGCGCAGACCATCCGTCTGGAACAGAACTACCGCTCCAGCGCCAACATCCTCGGTGCGGCGAACGCGGTGATCGCGCACAACCCGGGACGGATTGGCAAGCAGCTGTGGACCGACACGGGCGACGGCGAGCCGATCGACCTGTACGCGGCCTACAACGAGATGGACGAGGCGCGCTTCGTCGTCGAGCGCATCCGCCAGTGGGTGCGCGAAGGCGGCAGCCTGGGCGACGCCTCCATCCTCTACCGCAGCAACGCGCAGTCGCGCGCGTTCGAAGAAGCGCTCTTGTCCGAACAACTGCCGTACCGCGTCTACGGCGGCATGCGCTTCTTCGAACGTGCCGAAATCAAGGATGCGCTGGCTTACCTGCGCTTGGTGGCGAATCGCGCGGACGACGCCGCATTCGAACGTGCGGTCAACACACCGGCGCGCGGTATCGGCGAACGCACGCTGGACGAAGTGCGCCGCATGGCGCGCGGCGCGCGCGTGTCGCTCTGGGGTGCGGCGATGCTGGCCACGCAGGGCACGGAACTGGCCGGGCGCGCGCGTAACGCGCTGGCCGCGTTCCTGTCGCTGGTGGAACAGTTGGCGGGCGAGACCGCCGAGATGGACCTGGCCGAACGCGTGGACCACGTGCTGGTCCGCTCGGGTCTGCGCGAGCACTGGGCGAAGGAAAGTCGCGGTGGGCTGGATTCCGAATCCCGCACCGAGAACCTGGATGAACTCGTCTCGGTGGCCTCGCGCTTCGTGCGCCGCATCGACGACGACGAGACCACAGAGGGCATGAGCGAACTGGTCGCCTTTCTGTCCTACGCCGCGCTGGAGGCCGGCGAGGGCCAGGTGGAGGCCGGCGAGGACGGCGTGCAGCTGATGACGCTGCATTCGGCCAAGGGCCTGGAGTTCCCGCTGGTATTCCTGGTGGGGCTGGAAGAAGGCCTGTTCCCGAGCAACCGGTCGCTGGACGAGAGCGGCCGGCTGGAAGAGGAGCGCCGCCTGGCGTACGTGGGCATCACCCGTGCGCGGCAGAAGCTGGTGCTGACGTTCGCGGAGGCGCGCCGGCTGCACGGCCAGGACATGTACGGCATCCCGTCGCGGTTCCTGCGCGAGATCCCGGCGTCGCTGGTCAACGAAGTGCGTCCGCGCGTGCAGGTCAGCCGCGCGGCCTCCGGGTTCGCCACGCGGCCCGTGGCGGGCCATGCCAGTCTGGAAACCCCCGGGCTCAAGCTGGGCCAGACGGTCACCCATGCCAAGTTCGGGCATGGCGTGGTCACCGACTACGAAGGCAGCGGCGCGCATGCGCGCGTGCAGGTGAATTTCGACAACGAAGGCAGCAAGTGGCTGGTGCTGGCCTACGCGAACCTGCAGGCGGTGTAG
- a CDS encoding universal stress protein, giving the protein MYRHILIATDGSELAGKGVEHGLTLAARLQARATVLTVSEPINTGFDDALGWSAVGTSLPEFQTAREEAARKVLAGASVQAGTIGVDAATLHVADRYAAEAIVEAAEREGCDLIVMASHGRRALGRLLLGSQTSEVLARCGVPVLVIR; this is encoded by the coding sequence ATGTACCGACATATCCTGATCGCGACCGACGGCTCCGAGCTCGCCGGCAAGGGCGTGGAGCACGGCCTGACGCTCGCGGCGCGCCTCCAGGCGCGCGCCACCGTGCTGACCGTCAGCGAGCCCATCAACACCGGTTTCGACGATGCGCTGGGCTGGAGCGCGGTGGGCACGTCGCTGCCGGAGTTCCAGACCGCCCGCGAAGAAGCCGCGCGCAAGGTGCTGGCCGGCGCATCCGTCCAGGCCGGCACCATCGGCGTCGACGCGGCCACGCTGCACGTGGCCGACCGCTATGCCGCCGAGGCCATAGTGGAGGCGGCGGAACGCGAGGGCTGCGATCTGATCGTGATGGCGTCGCATGGACGGCGCGCACTCGGGCGCCTGCTGCTGGGCAGCCAGACCAGCGAGGTGCTGGCCCGTTGCGGCGTACCGGTGCTGGTGATCCGCTGA
- a CDS encoding DUF2782 domain-containing protein: MTRSLKRALLLSCVITVAGCASTGGASAPPGVDLASAQVAVRTEKNGDTIEEYRVAGNLRMVKVTPSRGAPYYLYDSDGDGRLDKSKDNSDISPVYWKLYGW; encoded by the coding sequence ATGACCCGCTCGCTGAAACGCGCCCTGCTGCTGTCCTGCGTGATCACCGTGGCCGGCTGCGCCTCGACCGGCGGCGCCAGCGCGCCGCCCGGCGTGGATCTCGCCAGCGCCCAGGTGGCCGTGCGCACCGAGAAGAACGGCGACACCATCGAGGAGTACCGGGTGGCGGGCAACCTGCGCATGGTCAAGGTCACGCCGTCGCGCGGCGCGCCGTATTACCTGTACGACTCCGACGGCGACGGCCGCCTGGACAAGAGCAAGGACAACAGCGACATCTCGCCGGTGTACTGGAAGCTCTACGGCTGGTGA
- a CDS encoding YetF domain-containing protein, with amino-acid sequence MSAPFDQMFQLAMPWWAFVLRACVVYFILLGMIRLSGKRTMGQFTPFDMLLVVLLGNAVQNALLGEDTSVGGGLLLAATLIALNWLVGLLSARSPRVERWVEGAPVLLARDGQVYRDVLRRELISHEDFEKAMRESGCLDMADIQLAVLENTGHITLVPRQKPSP; translated from the coding sequence ATGAGCGCTCCGTTCGACCAGATGTTCCAGCTGGCCATGCCCTGGTGGGCCTTCGTGCTCCGCGCGTGCGTGGTGTACTTCATCCTGCTGGGGATGATCCGTCTGTCGGGCAAGCGGACGATGGGCCAGTTCACCCCGTTCGACATGCTGCTGGTCGTGCTGCTCGGCAACGCGGTGCAGAACGCACTGCTGGGCGAGGACACGTCGGTGGGCGGTGGCCTGTTGCTGGCGGCGACCCTGATCGCGCTGAACTGGCTGGTCGGCCTGCTGTCCGCGCGTTCGCCGCGGGTGGAGCGCTGGGTGGAAGGTGCGCCGGTATTGCTGGCGCGCGACGGACAGGTCTATCGCGACGTGTTGCGGCGCGAGCTGATCAGCCATGAGGACTTCGAGAAGGCCATGCGCGAGTCCGGATGCCTGGACATGGCGGACATCCAACTGGCGGTGCTGGAGAACACGGGGCACATCACGCTGGTGCCGCGCCAGAAGCCTTCACCTTAG